A stretch of DNA from Juglans microcarpa x Juglans regia isolate MS1-56 chromosome 5D, Jm3101_v1.0, whole genome shotgun sequence:
tacattagatcgTACATACTGTTTTTGAATCGTAGAGTTTATATGATAGATCGAATTTAACCATAATTATATGCGagttttattattgtaattctCTTTGTATGCTTAACATTtctcatcaattttttatttcattattattgaaGATCATGTCTCACCACCGACATATTCTGGAAAATGTATATTTGTACAGCTTCTTTGTGCTATAAAGCATAAAATTGTAGAATCGTGCTGAATCAAAGTTTGAGACTCGAAATTTCTCTATATGTAGGCCATGCCAACTCCTTTTCTTCGCAAGGACTTCGAGAGTACTTTGTAAGGGCATTCGAGAACACTGAACAacttttcaattattttgattttttttattatttcttttttatggaTGGTAAAAAAATACGGTTGCCATAATGTATAGTTATATTGTTTCGGTAACTTCTTTTTCAAGCAAAAGCTAATGAGagaagatatttataattgtgaattgtgcaactaccgcgtaatcactttaaaaatagtgaataaattatgagacccacatgaaaaaattattttttaatagttgaccctactctttttcaaaacgattgcatgacatttacacacttcacagttgtatgtagaattacttaTTCTTTACAAAGAGTCTAATGAGCTGATGGCATAGGACACGGTTCTCCAAATGGTAAACCTAGGTTCGAAACCCCCACTcccttaataaaataaaaaaaaatactaattcttttgtatcaaattaaattaataaactattaagaaaaatacatgTTGAAAAATTCATTCAATTTTATATGCttatcatatttaatataaataattttattctcaagccGATGTGTAAAGCACACataataaaatgtttatactacataatttgttttgaaatatatattttaaaatataaatcttacaagtcaactattattatttaagtaatatgGATGAAATGTTCTACACACtaacttaaaaatagaataactcatttaatatttattaaaggtTTAAAACTTATTCAAGCAGACGTgtaattatcaataaattatataatacctACTATCTGTTTTATATTTCTatccatttatttattcaattctGCTACAGGTACTCAGCGTTGGGTACCTGTTGAGGAATCGGCTGATGTGGTACTAAGCACGTCAGCtgatattattagaaaaaaaaaacgatttcAACTTTACCATTCCAGACATGACCAAAATGGGGTCTTGAAAGCAAACCTCCATCACTTCTCTTACatgtttataagttttattgtttttttccttttttttttttttttttattatcttctatGGCCTAGTATTTGAAACCACAGAAAGCCATGGACAAGAAACAGTCCCGCGGGCTCGCGCTGATACTCCATCTAGACAAGAACAAGTTCCTGCAATAgtgtttggttgccgagaaaacTGAGAAAAATCACGCAATAGTCCGTAACGATGtgtttggttgccaagaaaatagaagaaaatcataaaatagtCCGCAATAGTCCATAACAAtctgtttggttgccgagaaaaaagaaaaaaatcacaatagaaTATCCTACAAATATGAGATTCGATACAACCGTGCATTTCTGTTCGTCGGCTTCATGTGGGGTGTTTTCGTGTGCATgtggttggaaaaaaaatggatgaaataaaacaaatctaGAACTTGGGGGTATGTTGCATTGCAAATTGATGCAGGTATGCTCCATTTGAATTTAttgcttgaaaaagaaaagaaataagtaTAAGAAAGGAAGTCACCAATATTATCCAGTATGAAAGAACTGAAATCATTCCTTAAGAAATCTAAATACGCAGCAAATGGTGAGAGATCTAGGAGTTGCCTCTGGAGTTGGTTAGAACGAATATCCAACAAACACAGAGAATAAATATTGAGTGAAGATTCTTCTAGTCTCTACAAAATGATGGTGCAAATAGACTGTTTCACTAATCCCACGTGTAATCACAGGTATGCGGGAGTACTCCTCTCGGATGCAAATagcatttttgttatttatttgattggGCTTTAGTAACTTAATCCTATGTTAATTATTTAGTGAATGAAAGAAGGGAGAAAAATGACAAAAGGACCTATTGGAGTCGGAGCAATTCCACATTGGCACTTATTcggcaaaatattaaaaataaaaatagaaattccaTTGACACGTGTGTGACGTGACAATAGCATCGCAACTACCAGTCATAAAGTGAGCAGCCGTAGAATTTCAGTTTTTGGAAGTTGGACGAGAGACTCCCACGTGTTCCCATCACCTCCCCATTCCCCCAACTAACTTTCCAAATGTAACCTCAACCAATTCTCCAATAACATAACAAATctccataaatattttagatacaATTAACgtgcttatataaaaataaatttaataaatttcatgaaattttattaatttaaatttatttttatataatttttttgtatatatagaagttttcatatatatatatagacattcTAAATTctttagatattatttatattttatatttttcattatttagaagaaagtataaaaaaaaaatgaaaaaaaatgaggagttAGCGGAcaatcatgaaatatttatatataggttGATATAATAGTATATTCAAATTTCCATGAATCatatttttcattgattttttttttctaactaaGGATGTAACGTTATTAAAGTGGTACAAATTGACGTGTATAATCATATATGTTATGAGATtcgttataattataaaaaaaggtcaaaatattttacgttttttattgattgatataacaattttcaatatcaataatgtattgataaataaaaagttttatctatcaatttttgtaaatataaattttattattttacaaaagatAAGGTATTATTTAATCCAAAATTATACGCCAAGATATTTTCGAGGTCATAAAAGGATtgttttaaccaaaaaaaaaaaaaaaaatcaaatatccaATGCAACATTTCAACGTTGCttacatttttttgtttcccTAAGAGCATTGATTACTGTttggaaaaagggaaaaattaaaaagaaagagtcGCATCATTAATGGGGGTTAATGATCATTGATGAGGCGGCTGTCCTCTGCATTTTTTTGTCAGTATAGGCTTATCGAACCCCTTTAAGTGCCTTTAATAGCGGACCACATCAATCGGTGACGGGGCGGGGGCTCATACATTTAAGCCACAATCAATTAAGAGTGTCAGATTTCGGCTGTGTGCTTTGGTATCCTGTACAGCTGATGGATGGGGAAAATTCGAGCGCGTTCCACGCGCAGAGAGAGTCAAAACATGGGGAGCATGGAGATATTTAGTTGGCCATACAATAGAGTTACGCCTGGGGTGCTGCTGCCTACTGTaacttttatttgtttcaaacttttgaacTGTTTTCTCAAGTTTCGAaagcattctctctctctctgaactGTTTAGAAACCAGAGAAGTCTGCAGGGTCGACTTCAAGGAATAAATGTATTCATTTCCATGAAAATTTTCGGGATGGTTCATTCAGTTATTATTTCACAAGCCTAGTTTAACAGTatcttttcttatatataaaagtctAGCTTAGTACTAGTCGGTCATTACATACTCATAAAAATGGCAGCAACCTCCCTTTCTATTTCCATACTGATAGTAGCATGGGTTATCTGGATCTTGTTATGCTCTAAGTGTTTGGATAATGCACTTCATCAACTTGTTGTCGTTGCATCTGGATCGTCTGCCCTTCAACTTAAACAAGCCAAGGCTTTGCAGGAGACTGGGTGGTGGTCGTCCACTACTATCCAAGCCCGTAGTAATTATTCAAGTGTTTGCCTCTGGGATGGTATTATTTGCAATGCTGGTGGAAGTGTCACAGCCATCCTTAGATCTAATCAAAGATTGGGAGGTCAGTTGATCAAACTCaacttctctttctttccaAATTTAGACAGTCTTGATCTTAATGGGAACAACCTTACCGGGCTCATCCCATTTGAGATAGGAATGCTAAAAAGTCTAACTTATTTAGACCTTGCTTCGAACATGTTCGTGGGTCCAATCCCTTCCAGTTTAagccatttaattaatttgagatatttagATCTTCGTCAGAATAAAATCAATGGATCCATTCCCTCCGAAATAGGGATGTTGAAAAACTTAACCTCTTTGTACCTTTCTTCAAACATGCTCATCGGTCCAATCCCTTCCACTTTGGGTCATTTaactaatttgaaatatttggtCATAACTCGGAATAAAATCAATGGATCAATTCCCTCCGAAATATGGATGCTAAGAAATCTAACCTATTTATCTCTTGATTCAAATATGCTCGTTGGTCCAATCCCTTCTACTTTGGGTCATTTAactaatttgaaatttttgttcatTGGTCATAATAAAATCAATGGATCCATTCCCTCTGAAATAGGGATGCTAAAAAATCTGACCTTTTTAAGCCTTTATTCCAACATGTTCATCGGACCAATCCCTTCCACTCTGGGTCATTTAACTAACTTGAGATATTTATTCCTTGATCAGAATAAAATCAATGGATCCATTCCCTCCGAAATAAGGATGCTAAAAAGTCTAACCTCCTTAAGCCTTAATTCCAATATGCTCGTCGGTCCAATCCCTTCCACTCTGGGTCATTTAACTAATTTGAGATATTTAGGCCTTGGTCAGAACAAAATTAATGGATCCATTCCCTCTGAAATAGGAATGCTAAAAAGTCTGACCTTTTTAGGCCTTTATTCTAACATGTTCATTGGTCCAATCCCTTCCACAATTGTTCATTTAactaatttgaaatttttgttacttagtcaaaataaaattaatggaTCTATTCCCTCCGGAATAGGGATGCTAAAAAATCTGACCCATTTACTCCTTAGTTCGAATATGCTCGTCGGTCCAATCCCTTCCACTCTGAGTCATTTAACTAATTTGGAAGTTTTAGATCTTAGTGTAAACTACTTAACTGGAAGCATTCCCTATCACGAGGATAACCTTTATTGGGTGAAATATGTTAACCTTAGTCATAACTTTATTAGAGGTGAAATACCCGTTGCACTTGG
This window harbors:
- the LOC121265886 gene encoding MDIS1-interacting receptor like kinase 2-like, which encodes MAATSLSISILIVAWVIWILLCSKCLDNALHQLVVVASGSSALQLKQAKALQETGWWSSTTIQARSNYSSVCLWDGIICNAGGSVTAILRSNQRLGGQLIKLNFSFFPNLDSLDLNGNNLTGLIPFEIGMLKSLTYLDLASNMFVGPIPSSLSHLINLRYLDLRQNKINGSIPSEIGMLKNLTSLYLSSNMLIGPIPSTLGHLTNLKYLVITRNKINGSIPSEIWMLRNLTYLSLDSNMLVGPIPSTLGHLTNLKFLFIGHNKINGSIPSEIGMLKNLTFLSLYSNMFIGPIPSTLGHLTNLRYLFLDQNKINGSIPSEIRMLKSLTSLSLNSNMLVGPIPSTLGHLTNLRYLGLGQNKINGSIPSEIGMLKSLTFLGLYSNMDAKKSDPFTP